A single region of the Azospirillum brasilense genome encodes:
- the fhuB gene encoding Fe(3+)-hydroxamate ABC transporter permease FhuB, whose product MAERAGVNRILLWSGLALAAAFLSIRQIAGHAAAPAVPLPPDMAALDGVILYHSVLPRIAVALVAGAALGLSGLLLQRVLRNPLAEPSTLGVSAGAQLALTLGMLYAPALMDGAREGVALAGGLAAVGLILAMTWRRGLEPVAVMLAGMMVALTATMGSAALILANGEYLFSIFLWGGGALAQQSWGPTLTIAVRLAIGVGAAFLLMRPLAILGLDDASARSLGVALNATRFGVIGVAVWLAASVTAEVGVIGFVGLAAPALAHLSGARTQGQRLVAAPLIGALLLWLTDGLVQLLAGVDGERVPTGAATALLGGPLLLWLLPRLRMFEWPSLNSRPAPSRRSPHPYRLIVLFAALGAVAVGLALTVGYGPGGWTLSTGPLLDTLLGWRGPRVAVAAAAGAMLAAAGMLLQRVTANPLASPEILGVGTGAGVGLTAALFLVAAPGFGLQLAASAAGAVLTLAAMLALSLRAGFGPERLLLAGIAMSALCSAVLTAVIATGSPQAFTLLRWLSGSTNEAGPGDAWFCIGAAALLLAILPLTAKWLEVLPLGDVTARSVGLPVRRCRILLVLLAGLLTAAAALFVGPLSFIGLIAPHLTRLAGLGRALHQGIGAVLTGAGLMVVSDWLARTVAFPYQLPLGLFAALLAGPYLVWLLGRSDARSH is encoded by the coding sequence ATGGCTGAGCGCGCGGGAGTCAACCGCATCCTGCTGTGGAGCGGGCTGGCGCTGGCCGCCGCCTTTCTGTCGATCCGGCAGATCGCCGGGCACGCCGCCGCACCCGCCGTGCCCCTGCCGCCGGACATGGCGGCGCTGGACGGCGTCATCCTTTACCACAGCGTGCTGCCGCGCATCGCGGTGGCGCTGGTCGCCGGGGCGGCGCTCGGGCTGTCGGGGCTGCTGCTCCAGCGCGTGCTGCGCAACCCGCTCGCCGAGCCCTCGACGCTCGGCGTGTCGGCGGGCGCCCAGCTCGCCCTGACGCTGGGGATGCTCTACGCCCCGGCACTGATGGACGGCGCGCGGGAGGGGGTGGCGCTGGCCGGCGGGCTGGCGGCGGTCGGGCTGATCCTCGCCATGACGTGGCGGCGCGGGCTGGAACCGGTGGCCGTCATGCTGGCCGGCATGATGGTCGCCCTGACCGCGACGATGGGCAGCGCCGCGCTGATCCTCGCCAACGGCGAATACCTCTTCTCCATCTTCCTCTGGGGCGGCGGGGCGCTGGCCCAGCAGAGCTGGGGCCCGACGCTGACCATCGCCGTCCGTCTGGCGATCGGCGTCGGAGCCGCCTTTCTGCTGATGCGCCCGCTGGCCATCCTCGGGCTGGACGACGCCAGCGCCCGCAGCCTCGGCGTCGCCCTCAACGCCACGCGCTTCGGCGTCATCGGGGTCGCGGTCTGGCTGGCGGCCAGCGTGACGGCGGAGGTCGGGGTGATCGGCTTCGTCGGTCTGGCCGCCCCGGCGCTGGCGCATCTCAGCGGCGCGCGGACCCAGGGCCAGAGGCTGGTCGCCGCCCCGCTGATCGGCGCGCTCCTGCTCTGGCTGACCGACGGGCTGGTGCAGCTCCTCGCCGGGGTGGACGGGGAGCGGGTGCCGACCGGGGCGGCGACGGCGCTGCTCGGCGGCCCGCTGCTGCTCTGGCTGCTGCCGCGCCTGCGCATGTTCGAATGGCCGTCGCTGAACAGCCGTCCCGCGCCGTCGCGGCGCAGCCCGCACCCGTACCGGCTGATCGTCCTGTTCGCCGCTCTCGGCGCCGTTGCCGTGGGCCTCGCGCTCACGGTCGGCTACGGGCCGGGCGGCTGGACGCTGTCCACCGGCCCGCTGCTCGACACGTTGCTGGGCTGGCGCGGTCCGCGCGTGGCGGTCGCGGCGGCGGCGGGGGCGATGCTGGCCGCCGCCGGGATGCTGCTGCAGCGGGTGACCGCCAACCCGCTGGCCAGCCCGGAGATCCTCGGCGTCGGCACCGGCGCCGGCGTCGGGCTGACCGCCGCGCTGTTCCTCGTCGCGGCCCCCGGCTTCGGCCTGCAACTCGCCGCGTCGGCGGCGGGAGCGGTGCTGACGCTGGCCGCCATGCTCGCCCTGTCGCTGCGCGCCGGCTTCGGACCGGAGCGGCTCCTGCTCGCCGGGATCGCCATGAGCGCCCTGTGCAGCGCCGTCCTGACCGCGGTCATCGCCACCGGCTCGCCGCAGGCCTTCACGCTGCTGCGCTGGCTGAGCGGCTCGACCAACGAGGCCGGGCCGGGCGACGCCTGGTTCTGCATCGGGGCGGCGGCGCTTCTTCTGGCAATCTTGCCACTGACCGCCAAATGGCTGGAGGTCCTGCCGCTGGGCGACGTGACGGCGCGGTCCGTCGGGTTGCCGGTGCGGCGCTGCCGCATCCTGCTGGTGCTGCTGGCCGGGCTGCTGACCGCGGCGGCGGCGCTGTTCGTCGGGCCGCTGAGCTTCATCGGCCTGATCGCGCCGCACCTCACCCGGCTGGCCGGGCTGGGCCGCGCGCTCCACCAGGGGATCGGGGCCGTCCTGACCGGCGCCGGGCTGATGGTGGTGTCGGATTGGCTGGCCCGCACCGTCGCTTTCCCCTATCAATTGCCCCTTGGTCTTTTTGCCGCACTGCTCGCCGGCCCCTATCTGGTCTGGCTGCTCGGCCGCTCCGACGCCCGCAGCCATTGA
- a CDS encoding iron-siderophore ABC transporter substrate-binding protein: protein MTGRATITRRHALGLAAGAVLLPSLGQAAAGRRVAAIDWAGLETALALGIVPVAATELIQFRKVVVEPEVPESVIDLGLRGTPNYEALTLAEPDLILTSNYYEGQRASLERVAETLSLPIYRPGVPPYPLAAEAARTLGRALGREAEARAFVAGAEAEIARLGESLRGAVRRPVLAINFGDARHVRAFGDDSMFGAVLQRLGLRNAWASQSSYSAAAPLGIEALARMPDAITVVVPPLPSDVVRGLDDSALWQALPMVRNQRVSVIGPVNHFGGLPAALRFARLVTAALLRPETVRHG, encoded by the coding sequence GTGACGGGGCGGGCCACCATCACCCGCCGCCACGCGCTGGGCCTCGCCGCCGGAGCGGTGCTGCTGCCCAGCCTCGGGCAGGCCGCGGCCGGACGGCGGGTCGCCGCCATCGATTGGGCGGGACTGGAAACGGCGCTGGCGCTGGGCATCGTGCCGGTCGCCGCGACCGAACTGATCCAGTTCCGCAAGGTCGTCGTCGAGCCGGAGGTTCCGGAGTCGGTGATCGACCTCGGCCTGCGCGGCACGCCGAATTACGAGGCGCTGACGCTGGCCGAGCCGGACCTTATCCTCACCTCCAACTATTACGAGGGCCAGCGGGCCAGCCTGGAGCGGGTGGCGGAAACCCTGTCGCTGCCGATCTACCGGCCGGGCGTTCCGCCCTACCCGCTCGCCGCCGAAGCGGCGCGGACCCTCGGCCGGGCGCTGGGCCGCGAGGCGGAGGCCCGCGCCTTCGTCGCCGGGGCGGAGGCGGAGATCGCCCGGCTGGGCGAGTCCCTGCGCGGCGCCGTCCGCCGCCCGGTGCTGGCGATCAACTTCGGCGACGCCCGCCATGTCCGCGCCTTCGGCGACGACAGCATGTTCGGCGCGGTGCTCCAGCGGTTGGGACTGCGCAACGCCTGGGCCTCGCAATCGAGCTACAGCGCCGCGGCGCCACTGGGGATCGAGGCGCTGGCCCGGATGCCGGACGCCATCACCGTCGTCGTTCCGCCGCTGCCGTCCGACGTGGTGCGGGGGCTGGACGACAGCGCCCTGTGGCAGGCCCTGCCGATGGTGCGGAACCAGCGCGTGAGCGTGATCGGGCCGGTGAACCATTTCGGCGGGCTTCCGGCCGCCCTGCGTTTCGCCCGCCTCGTCACCGCCGCCCTGCTGCGGCCGGAGACCGTCCGCCATGGCTGA
- a CDS encoding ABC transporter ATP-binding protein, protein MTSPDQTQPLYDLDGLSFSVAGRAILSGLSLRLDPGLIYGLVGPNGSGKSTLIRLLARQQPPSGGSIRCLGTDLARIGDRDFARTVAYMPQFTPPAEGMTVRELVALGRFPWHGALGRFGAEDAAKVAEAIAETHLDAFADRLVDSLSGGERQRVWLAMMLAQDTRCLLLDEPTSALDIASQVELLGLVRRLSRARGIGAVIVLHDINMAASVCDEILAMRNGALIAQGTPDAIMTGETLGAIYRLAMTTVPHPVTGKPIGCVL, encoded by the coding sequence ATGACCAGCCCGGACCAGACCCAACCCCTCTACGACCTTGACGGCCTGAGTTTCTCCGTTGCCGGACGGGCGATCCTGTCGGGGCTGTCGCTCCGGCTGGATCCGGGGCTGATCTATGGGCTGGTCGGTCCCAACGGGTCGGGAAAGAGCACGCTGATCCGCCTGCTGGCCCGCCAGCAGCCGCCAAGCGGCGGAAGCATCCGCTGCCTGGGGACGGACCTCGCGCGGATCGGCGACCGCGACTTCGCGCGCACCGTCGCCTACATGCCGCAATTCACCCCGCCCGCCGAGGGCATGACGGTGCGGGAGCTGGTGGCGCTCGGCCGCTTCCCCTGGCACGGCGCGCTCGGCCGCTTCGGGGCGGAGGACGCCGCCAAGGTGGCGGAGGCCATCGCCGAAACCCACCTCGACGCCTTCGCCGACCGGCTGGTCGACAGCCTGTCGGGCGGCGAGCGGCAGCGCGTCTGGCTGGCGATGATGCTCGCCCAGGACACGCGCTGCCTGCTGCTCGACGAGCCGACCTCGGCGCTGGACATCGCCAGCCAAGTGGAATTGCTGGGGCTGGTGCGCCGGCTGAGCCGGGCGCGCGGCATCGGCGCGGTCATCGTGCTGCACGACATCAACATGGCGGCCAGCGTCTGCGACGAAATCCTGGCGATGCGCAACGGCGCGCTGATCGCCCAGGGCACGCCCGACGCCATCATGACCGGCGAGACGCTGGGCGCCATCTACCGCCTCGCCATGACGACCGTCCCACACCCGGTGACCGGCAAGCCGATCGGTTGCGTGCTGTGA
- a CDS encoding TonB-dependent siderophore receptor encodes MSDISNKRLTRFLLNGTALVALLAPALAQAQDATAPAVLAPVTVEGSRSTDTATSPVRGYVPGRSATGSKTDIPLEAVPQSVSVIGREEMDDRGAQKVDEALRYTPGVFSQPFGPDSDTNWIFIRGFQATQTGVYQDGLQLYSYGFGGQFVDSYTLERIEVLRGASSVLYGGSNPGGLVNYVTKRPGDTPVRSVEAGINQHGTAHLGVDVGGAIDPTLSYRLTGRIAGGDSYTDFADGFRGTISPSFKWSPNERSTLTVLSNYTDIDETHNGGAFLPYVGTVKPAPFGRIDRKSNFTEPDIDTYRRRQASIGYEFEHRFDNDLTFRQNARYGYSRVHEVSVYPFGYNGFSAVPTDPDNLLSRINFEHTTKVNTFLIDNQLESKWQTGPVAHTALVGVDYKYFKMDQVQASGSATPISATNPVYGAAQGQRFSYIDQELTMGQLGVYLQDQMRFGQGFLVTLNGRYDIASTDADGTPAYDGKDGKFSGRAGLAYEFANGVTPYVSASTFFNPILGSSAAAGVFKPETGQQYEVGVKYRPAWMDAIFTAALFDLTRTNVVTGPFNAETQLGEVNSRGIELEAKANITPNLKAVASFTALDLDIKKDANPALIGKTPYIVPQVQGSAFLDYTFRESTLDGVSVGGGVRYVGSSWADNENTLKVPAATVFDARIGYKPAAWGVNLAVTNLFDKEYVASCQTQFSCGYAEGRTALLTVNMTW; translated from the coding sequence ATGAGTGATATTTCGAACAAGCGACTGACCCGCTTCCTCTTGAACGGCACGGCGCTCGTCGCCCTGCTGGCGCCGGCGCTCGCTCAGGCGCAGGACGCCACCGCCCCGGCGGTCCTGGCGCCGGTGACCGTCGAGGGCAGCCGGAGCACCGACACCGCGACCAGCCCGGTCCGCGGCTACGTTCCCGGCCGCTCGGCCACGGGGTCGAAGACCGACATCCCGCTGGAGGCGGTGCCGCAATCCGTCTCGGTGATCGGGCGCGAGGAGATGGACGACCGCGGCGCGCAGAAGGTGGACGAGGCGCTGCGCTACACCCCCGGCGTCTTCAGCCAGCCCTTCGGCCCGGACAGCGACACCAACTGGATCTTCATCCGCGGCTTCCAGGCGACCCAGACCGGCGTCTACCAGGACGGGCTCCAGCTCTACAGCTACGGCTTCGGCGGCCAGTTCGTGGACAGCTACACGCTGGAGCGGATCGAGGTGCTGCGCGGCGCCTCCTCCGTCCTCTACGGCGGCAGCAACCCCGGCGGTCTGGTGAATTACGTCACCAAGCGGCCCGGCGACACGCCGGTGCGCTCGGTCGAGGCGGGGATCAACCAGCACGGCACCGCCCATCTCGGCGTTGACGTCGGCGGCGCCATCGACCCGACGCTGAGCTACCGTCTAACCGGGCGCATCGCCGGCGGCGACAGCTACACCGACTTCGCGGACGGCTTCCGCGGCACCATCTCGCCGAGTTTCAAGTGGTCGCCGAACGAGCGCAGCACGCTGACGGTGCTGAGCAACTACACCGACATCGACGAGACGCACAACGGCGGCGCTTTTCTGCCCTATGTCGGCACGGTGAAGCCGGCCCCCTTCGGGCGCATCGACCGCAAATCCAACTTCACCGAGCCGGACATCGATACCTACCGGCGCCGTCAGGCCTCCATCGGCTACGAGTTCGAGCACCGCTTCGACAACGACCTGACCTTCCGCCAGAACGCCCGCTACGGCTACAGCCGGGTCCATGAGGTCTCGGTCTACCCCTTCGGCTACAACGGCTTCTCAGCGGTGCCGACCGACCCGGACAACCTTCTGTCGCGCATCAATTTCGAGCACACGACCAAGGTCAACACCTTCCTGATCGACAACCAGCTCGAATCCAAGTGGCAGACCGGGCCGGTCGCCCACACGGCGCTGGTCGGCGTCGACTACAAGTATTTCAAGATGGATCAGGTGCAGGCGTCCGGCTCGGCCACGCCGATCAGCGCCACCAATCCGGTCTACGGCGCCGCGCAGGGCCAGCGCTTCTCCTACATCGACCAGGAGCTGACGATGGGTCAGCTCGGCGTCTACCTCCAGGACCAGATGCGCTTCGGCCAGGGCTTCCTGGTGACGCTGAACGGGCGCTATGACATCGCCTCGACCGACGCCGACGGCACGCCCGCCTACGACGGCAAGGACGGCAAGTTCAGCGGGCGCGCCGGTCTGGCCTACGAGTTCGCCAACGGCGTGACGCCCTATGTCAGCGCGTCGACCTTCTTCAACCCGATTCTGGGATCGTCGGCGGCGGCCGGCGTGTTCAAGCCGGAGACGGGCCAGCAGTACGAGGTCGGCGTCAAGTACCGCCCGGCCTGGATGGACGCCATCTTCACCGCGGCCCTGTTCGACCTGACGCGCACCAACGTGGTGACCGGCCCCTTCAACGCCGAGACGCAGCTGGGCGAGGTCAATTCGCGTGGCATAGAGCTTGAGGCCAAGGCCAACATCACGCCGAACCTGAAGGCGGTCGCCTCCTTCACCGCGCTCGACCTCGACATCAAGAAGGACGCCAACCCGGCGCTGATCGGCAAGACCCCCTACATCGTGCCGCAGGTCCAGGGCTCGGCCTTCCTCGACTACACCTTCCGGGAGAGCACGCTGGACGGCGTGTCGGTGGGCGGCGGCGTGCGCTACGTCGGCTCGTCCTGGGCCGACAACGAGAACACGCTGAAGGTTCCCGCCGCCACCGTCTTCGACGCGCGGATCGGCTACAAGCCCGCCGCCTGGGGCGTGAATCTCGCGGTCACCAACCTGTTCGACAAGGAGTATGTGGCGAGCTGCCAGACCCAGTTCTCCTGCGGCTACGCCGAGGGGCGGACGGCTCTGCTGACCGTCAACATGACGTGGTGA
- a CDS encoding AraC family transcriptional regulator: MPFHPRMQSSTEGITILGDLQWRAWNGMIADIWNVACDQNGQGEYVSEAPRLVVVLDQVGDGGLHVTASPGRGEAGRLGRREPLSFVPAGLRVWSRTVNVRRLTHLDLHFDMSVLGSRVAEGLDVRGMDRPRLNFADERLFALARLIAAECRTSANLHDLYGESLMAALFVGLTQAEPVADRKRGQLPPRLLRRVTDYIEEHSGRPIRLQELAELTGLSTTHFCTAFKASTGLPPHKWQMRVRVERAKSLLTGSDMTLAAAAVMAGFSDQAHLTRVFRQIVGTTPAAWLRNQCG; the protein is encoded by the coding sequence ATGCCGTTCCATCCCAGAATGCAAAGCAGCACGGAAGGGATCACCATCCTGGGTGACCTTCAGTGGCGCGCCTGGAATGGGATGATCGCCGACATCTGGAACGTCGCCTGCGACCAGAACGGCCAGGGCGAGTATGTGTCCGAGGCCCCGCGGCTGGTCGTCGTCCTCGATCAGGTGGGCGATGGCGGCCTGCACGTGACGGCCTCGCCCGGCCGCGGCGAGGCCGGCCGGCTCGGCCGGCGCGAGCCGCTGAGCTTCGTGCCCGCCGGCCTGCGGGTGTGGTCGCGCACGGTGAACGTCCGCCGGCTCACCCATCTCGACCTACATTTCGACATGTCCGTGCTGGGGAGCCGCGTCGCGGAGGGGCTGGACGTCCGCGGCATGGACCGGCCGCGGTTGAATTTCGCGGACGAACGCCTGTTCGCGCTGGCCCGCCTGATCGCCGCGGAATGCCGGACGTCGGCGAACCTGCACGACCTCTACGGCGAGAGCCTGATGGCCGCGCTGTTCGTCGGCCTCACGCAGGCCGAGCCCGTCGCCGACCGCAAACGCGGGCAACTGCCGCCGCGCCTGTTGAGGCGCGTCACTGATTACATCGAGGAGCATTCCGGCCGTCCCATCCGCCTTCAGGAGCTGGCCGAGCTGACCGGCCTGTCCACCACCCATTTCTGCACCGCCTTCAAGGCCTCGACCGGCCTTCCACCCCACAAATGGCAGATGCGGGTCCGCGTGGAACGGGCCAAGAGCCTGCTGACCGGATCGGACATGACGCTGGCGGCCGCCGCGGTGATGGCGGGCTTCTCCGATCAGGCGCACCTGACGCGGGTCTTCCGCCAGATCGTCGGCACCACCCCCGCCGCGTGGCTGCGCAACCAGTGCGGTTGA
- a CDS encoding NAD-dependent epimerase/dehydratase family protein, with the protein MTILVTGATGLVGQRLVPRMIEAGRSCRLLLRAGKPCPAGATAVTGDILDPSTLPDAVRGVSAIVHLAAVFRTQDTDLIWRSNLEGTRNLIAAAKAEAPEARFILSSTSHVYTIDNPHPGREDDPVDPKQAYPASKVAAENALRDSGLTWSIVRFPFVYGDGDGHLEALPKYVGDWHPAQRMSTIHHRDIATAMNLALDGVFDRRVVNVADDAAMSIHELAGVLETRLASRSEPLPHPWHLHVDASLARRLGFRPTVRTVHQALQEGLM; encoded by the coding sequence ATGACGATCCTGGTCACCGGAGCGACGGGGCTTGTCGGTCAGCGGCTCGTCCCGCGAATGATCGAAGCGGGACGGTCCTGCCGACTGCTGCTGCGGGCCGGAAAACCCTGCCCCGCCGGAGCGACCGCCGTGACCGGCGACATTCTCGACCCGTCGACTCTGCCGGACGCCGTCCGGGGCGTCTCGGCGATCGTGCATCTGGCGGCCGTCTTCCGCACCCAGGATACGGACCTTATCTGGCGGAGCAACCTTGAAGGAACCCGCAACCTGATCGCCGCGGCGAAAGCGGAAGCCCCGGAGGCGCGCTTCATCCTGTCGAGCACCAGCCATGTCTACACCATCGACAACCCGCATCCCGGACGGGAGGACGACCCGGTCGATCCGAAACAGGCCTATCCCGCGAGCAAGGTGGCGGCGGAAAACGCCCTGCGGGACAGCGGCCTGACCTGGTCCATCGTCCGCTTCCCATTCGTGTACGGCGATGGCGACGGGCATCTCGAAGCGCTGCCGAAATACGTCGGCGACTGGCATCCCGCGCAACGGATGAGCACAATCCATCACCGCGACATCGCCACGGCGATGAATCTTGCTTTGGACGGGGTGTTCGATCGGCGCGTCGTCAATGTTGCGGACGACGCGGCGATGTCCATCCACGAACTTGCCGGCGTGCTGGAGACGAGACTGGCGTCGCGTTCCGAGCCCCTCCCGCATCCCTGGCATCTGCACGTCGACGCGTCCCTCGCGCGCCGTCTCGGCTTTCGCCCGACCGTGAGGACCGTCCACCAAGCCCTGCAGGAAGGGTTGATGTAA
- a CDS encoding MarR family winged helix-turn-helix transcriptional regulator, producing the protein MDQRSDAGHPTVGAWTKRCYLAGRALMDATLRPYDLGSTQWYVLWHLAHVGPTVQRDLGRALELERATLSGIVATLVRKGLVHQTSSGDDQRQRLLTLTAAGEALWRELPDLSFIHDAAFGGIDVAELATTIRVLQTATERLQNLLRKE; encoded by the coding sequence ATGGATCAACGGAGCGACGCCGGGCATCCAACCGTCGGAGCGTGGACGAAGCGGTGCTACCTCGCGGGCCGCGCTCTCATGGACGCGACCCTGCGGCCGTACGATCTGGGGTCGACGCAATGGTATGTGCTCTGGCATCTGGCGCATGTCGGCCCAACCGTTCAGCGCGATCTCGGGCGGGCGCTCGAACTCGAACGGGCGACCTTGAGCGGAATCGTCGCCACGCTCGTCCGCAAGGGGCTGGTTCACCAGACGTCGAGCGGGGACGACCAGCGCCAGCGTCTTCTCACGCTGACCGCCGCGGGCGAAGCCCTGTGGCGTGAACTCCCCGATCTTTCGTTCATCCACGACGCCGCGTTCGGCGGCATCGACGTGGCCGAGTTGGCCACGACGATCCGTGTCCTGCAAACGGCGACCGAACGCCTGCAAAATCTTTTGCGAAAGGAATGA
- a CDS encoding hemerythrin domain-containing protein, whose translation MSSAAISTTLYRHHHATVGQLVERIDSLLAAPSPVENAAALATAVRDLFGVFTVHLSLEDSALYPRLLAHPTPALRATAARFQAEMGSLRARFDRYRASWPGPLAVSKDPETFVRETREVVTALKHRIAREDLELYDVIDRAALADRTANR comes from the coding sequence ATGTCCAGCGCAGCCATCAGCACCACCCTGTACCGCCATCACCACGCCACCGTCGGGCAGCTCGTCGAGCGGATCGATTCCCTGCTGGCGGCGCCGTCCCCGGTGGAGAACGCCGCCGCCCTCGCCACGGCGGTCCGCGACCTGTTCGGTGTGTTCACCGTCCACCTGTCACTGGAAGACAGCGCGCTCTACCCGCGTCTTCTGGCCCACCCGACCCCGGCGCTCCGTGCCACGGCGGCGCGCTTCCAGGCCGAAATGGGCAGCCTGCGGGCGCGCTTCGACCGCTACCGGGCGAGTTGGCCCGGCCCGCTGGCGGTGTCCAAGGACCCGGAGACCTTCGTCCGTGAGACGCGCGAGGTCGTGACTGCCCTCAAGCACCGCATCGCCCGCGAGGACCTGGAGCTGTACGACGTCATCGACCGCGCCGCCCTCGCCGACAGGACGGCCAACCGCTGA